In Parasteatoda tepidariorum isolate YZ-2023 chromosome 2, CAS_Ptep_4.0, whole genome shotgun sequence, one DNA window encodes the following:
- the LOC107442514 gene encoding transmembrane protein 11, mitochondrial isoform X2, with protein sequence MAFQKDILKHMNIAIIREIYDGENAHEVFENELDRALESKCSCIVIEPTKLGEETARWISVGNCLHKSAILTGFGSILSSFAFPDSVYGNFPLCGLSLLCTGVYALSWQSDPCCKYQVETNPRNLEKLPLHTLTSSSPVVLVRKDDTRRIVLHSAITFVAVAVCAFRIYKGVTSA encoded by the exons ATGGCATTTCAAAA AGATATTCTAAAACACATGAATATTGCAATCATTAGAGAAATCTATGACGGGGAGAACGCTcatgaagtttttgaaaatgaactaGATCGTGCTTTAGAATCGAAGTGCTCATGTATAGTGATAGAGCCAACTAAACTCGGGGAAGAAACTGCAAGGTGGATTTCTGTCGGAAACTGTCTACACAAGTCTGCAATTTTAACCGGCTTCGGATCCATTCTATCTAGTTTTGCTTTTCCGGATAGTGTTTATGGTAATTTTCCTTTGTGTGGTTTAAGCTTGCTGTGTACTGGAGTGTATGCCCTATCCTGGCAAAGTGATCCCTGTTGTAAATACCAAGTTGAGACAAATCCTAGAAATCTTGAAAAGCTTCCTCTTCATACTTTAACGTCCTCTTCTCCCGTCGTTCTAGTTCGGAAGGATGACACACGTAGAATTGTTCTGCATTCTGCAATAACTTTTGTAGCTGTTGCTGTTTGTGCATTTAGAATATATAAAGGTGTAACATCTgcatag
- the LOC107442514 gene encoding transmembrane protein 11, mitochondrial isoform X1, producing MDDYDASDRDILKHMNIAIIREIYDGENAHEVFENELDRALESKCSCIVIEPTKLGEETARWISVGNCLHKSAILTGFGSILSSFAFPDSVYGNFPLCGLSLLCTGVYALSWQSDPCCKYQVETNPRNLEKLPLHTLTSSSPVVLVRKDDTRRIVLHSAITFVAVAVCAFRIYKGVTSA from the exons atggatgATTATGATGCTTCAGACAG AGATATTCTAAAACACATGAATATTGCAATCATTAGAGAAATCTATGACGGGGAGAACGCTcatgaagtttttgaaaatgaactaGATCGTGCTTTAGAATCGAAGTGCTCATGTATAGTGATAGAGCCAACTAAACTCGGGGAAGAAACTGCAAGGTGGATTTCTGTCGGAAACTGTCTACACAAGTCTGCAATTTTAACCGGCTTCGGATCCATTCTATCTAGTTTTGCTTTTCCGGATAGTGTTTATGGTAATTTTCCTTTGTGTGGTTTAAGCTTGCTGTGTACTGGAGTGTATGCCCTATCCTGGCAAAGTGATCCCTGTTGTAAATACCAAGTTGAGACAAATCCTAGAAATCTTGAAAAGCTTCCTCTTCATACTTTAACGTCCTCTTCTCCCGTCGTTCTAGTTCGGAAGGATGACACACGTAGAATTGTTCTGCATTCTGCAATAACTTTTGTAGCTGTTGCTGTTTGTGCATTTAGAATATATAAAGGTGTAACATCTgcatag
- the LOC107442514 gene encoding transmembrane protein 11-B, mitochondrial isoform X3, which produces MNIAIIREIYDGENAHEVFENELDRALESKCSCIVIEPTKLGEETARWISVGNCLHKSAILTGFGSILSSFAFPDSVYGNFPLCGLSLLCTGVYALSWQSDPCCKYQVETNPRNLEKLPLHTLTSSSPVVLVRKDDTRRIVLHSAITFVAVAVCAFRIYKGVTSA; this is translated from the coding sequence ATGAATATTGCAATCATTAGAGAAATCTATGACGGGGAGAACGCTcatgaagtttttgaaaatgaactaGATCGTGCTTTAGAATCGAAGTGCTCATGTATAGTGATAGAGCCAACTAAACTCGGGGAAGAAACTGCAAGGTGGATTTCTGTCGGAAACTGTCTACACAAGTCTGCAATTTTAACCGGCTTCGGATCCATTCTATCTAGTTTTGCTTTTCCGGATAGTGTTTATGGTAATTTTCCTTTGTGTGGTTTAAGCTTGCTGTGTACTGGAGTGTATGCCCTATCCTGGCAAAGTGATCCCTGTTGTAAATACCAAGTTGAGACAAATCCTAGAAATCTTGAAAAGCTTCCTCTTCATACTTTAACGTCCTCTTCTCCCGTCGTTCTAGTTCGGAAGGATGACACACGTAGAATTGTTCTGCATTCTGCAATAACTTTTGTAGCTGTTGCTGTTTGTGCATTTAGAATATATAAAGGTGTAACATCTgcatag